Proteins from a genomic interval of Sphingobacterium lactis:
- a CDS encoding trimeric intracellular cation channel family protein, whose protein sequence is MELIYYIDLLGTMVFAISGAMAANRYGIDVFGATFMGFVTAIGGGSLRDVFLNIRPVWVEDGNYLIAILIGVTISILFNKRLDNFARTLFLFDAIGIGFFTVVGVEKSLAYESSAISAVMLGMFSACMGGVIRDVLMNVTPLILRKEIYASACLAGAITYVLLSLTKISPDLNAFISVVVVFGIRFLAVRYNFSLPSVEEVETKDNT, encoded by the coding sequence ATGGAGTTAATCTATTACATTGATTTATTGGGTACAATGGTTTTCGCCATTTCCGGTGCGATGGCTGCCAATCGATACGGTATCGATGTTTTCGGGGCTACGTTCATGGGATTTGTGACAGCCATTGGCGGGGGATCGCTTCGGGATGTGTTCCTGAACATCCGTCCGGTATGGGTAGAGGACGGCAATTACCTAATTGCCATTCTGATCGGGGTGACCATCTCCATCCTATTCAATAAAAGACTGGATAATTTCGCGCGGACGCTGTTCCTGTTTGACGCCATCGGTATCGGGTTCTTTACCGTTGTAGGGGTCGAAAAATCACTGGCCTATGAAAGCAGCGCTATTTCTGCCGTGATGTTGGGGATGTTCTCAGCTTGTATGGGCGGGGTGATCCGTGACGTCCTGATGAACGTTACACCTTTGATCCTTCGCAAGGAAATCTATGCCTCGGCCTGTCTTGCAGGGGCAATCACCTATGTTCTGCTCAGCCTGACCAAAATCAGTCCGGATCTGAACGCATTTATCAGTGTAGTGGTTGTGTTCGGCATCCGCTTTCTTGCCGTACGTTATAATTTCAGCCTTCCCAGTGTAGAGGAAGTGGAAACAAAGGATAACACTTAA
- a CDS encoding Gfo/Idh/MocA family protein, whose protein sequence is MKRKLRMGMVGGGNDAFIGAVHRIAAFMDGKIELVCGSFSVNREVSLASGRDLFVPEERIYETYQEMIAKEATLPEGERMDFVTIVTPNFLHFEPAKLALENGFDVVVEKPMTVTLEEAQELKAIVDRTGRTLCLTHTYSGYPMVKQAKAMVKEGHFGKIRKIIVEYPQGWLSRLTEREGNSGAAWRTDPKKSGKSLAMGDIGTHAAHLAEYVTGLRIEEVCADLTTFVEGRQLDDDGSVLLRFTDGAKGVLSASQICAGEENAVRIRVYGEKGGVEWANEDPNNLIVKMLDQPRQYYRTGNAYAAPYTLSSFATHNTRIPAGHPEGLLESFANIYRNFALTVSAKMEGKTPTPEQLDFPNVEDGVRGMAFIDTVVKSNTSTEKWTKFVI, encoded by the coding sequence ATGAAACGCAAACTACGGATGGGCATGGTCGGTGGCGGCAATGATGCCTTTATTGGCGCTGTGCACCGAATCGCCGCCTTTATGGATGGTAAAATAGAATTGGTATGTGGATCTTTCAGTGTAAATAGAGAGGTATCGTTGGCTTCCGGTCGCGATCTTTTTGTGCCTGAAGAGCGCATTTATGAAACGTATCAGGAAATGATCGCCAAGGAAGCTACACTTCCCGAAGGCGAACGCATGGACTTTGTCACGATCGTGACGCCAAACTTCCTACATTTCGAACCTGCCAAGCTGGCCTTGGAGAATGGATTTGACGTTGTTGTGGAGAAGCCGATGACGGTAACCTTGGAAGAAGCTCAAGAATTGAAAGCCATTGTGGACCGTACCGGTCGTACGCTATGCCTGACGCACACTTACTCGGGCTACCCGATGGTGAAACAGGCTAAAGCAATGGTTAAGGAAGGTCATTTTGGGAAGATCCGCAAAATCATCGTTGAATATCCACAGGGATGGTTGAGCCGTTTGACGGAGCGTGAGGGGAATTCCGGCGCAGCATGGCGTACAGATCCGAAGAAATCGGGAAAATCATTGGCCATGGGCGATATCGGAACGCATGCGGCACACTTGGCGGAATACGTGACTGGATTACGCATTGAAGAGGTATGTGCTGACTTGACCACTTTCGTGGAAGGTCGCCAGCTGGATGATGATGGATCCGTATTGTTACGTTTTACAGATGGAGCGAAAGGCGTACTTTCTGCTTCACAGATCTGTGCCGGAGAAGAGAATGCCGTTCGCATTCGCGTGTATGGTGAAAAAGGTGGTGTGGAATGGGCGAATGAGGACCCGAACAACCTGATCGTTAAAATGTTGGATCAGCCTCGCCAATACTACCGCACCGGAAATGCTTATGCAGCACCTTATACCCTAAGCTCTTTCGCAACGCACAACACCCGAATTCCTGCCGGACACCCGGAAGGTCTATTGGAATCCTTTGCCAATATTTACCGGAACTTTGCCCTGACCGTATCGGCAAAGATGGAAGGCAAAACGCCGACACCGGAACAATTGGATTTTCCAAATGTAGAAGACGGTGTACGTGGCATGGCCTTTATCGACACCGTCGTAAAAAGCAATACAAGCACGGAAAAATGGACGAAATTCGTCATCTAA
- a CDS encoding HU family DNA-binding protein, which produces MTKAEIIAEISNKTGLEKVDVQETVEAFFKVVKNAMISGENVYVRGFGSFVVKKRAEKTARNISKNTAIIIPEHYVPSFKPAKVFVEKVKNGNKK; this is translated from the coding sequence ATGACTAAAGCAGAAATTATTGCAGAAATCTCTAACAAGACTGGTTTAGAGAAGGTTGACGTTCAAGAAACCGTTGAAGCATTTTTTAAAGTTGTTAAGAACGCTATGATCAGCGGCGAGAATGTTTACGTAAGAGGTTTTGGAAGTTTTGTGGTGAAGAAGAGAGCGGAGAAAACAGCACGTAACATTTCAAAAAATACAGCTATCATTATTCCTGAGCACTACGTGCCTAGCTTTAAACCTGCAAAAGTTTTTGTAGAGAAAGTAAAGAACGGAAATAAGAAATAA
- a CDS encoding Rne/Rng family ribonuclease, which produces MVKELIIDSVPEKGVTIALLQDKQLVELNREQAGNHYAVGDIYLGRVKKIMPGLNAAFVDVGYEKDAFLHYLDLGPQVQSLSKLTRVVKNGSYQEKLLNSLKLEKDIDKAGKISDVLSRNMLLPVQIAKEPISTKGPRLSSDLSIAGRFVVLVPFSSSVSISKKIKGSAERNRLKKIVESIKPANFGVIIRTVSEGKGVDELQKDLLDLISKWELFTKRLKTAEPPQKVLGEMDRASTILRDILTDEFTHIYVNDNEIFEEVKSYIQEISPDLEKIVKFYKGKEPIFDHFGVEKQIKASFGKTVNLQGGAYLVIEHTEALHVIDVNSGNRIANKENQEDNALLVNKEAAKEIARQLRLRDMGGIVVIDFIDMHKAPNRKELYGFLKECMASDRARHTILPPSKFGLVQITRQRVRPEMSIVTNEKCPACDGTGEIRSSIVLLDDIENNLSFILQEQNEVGVTLCVHPYIAAYIKAGFISRRMKWFFKYGKWIKVKEMSSYYLTEFHFFNAKEEEIKL; this is translated from the coding sequence TTGGTAAAGGAATTAATTATCGATTCAGTCCCCGAAAAGGGGGTGACTATTGCTTTACTACAGGACAAACAACTTGTTGAGTTAAATCGGGAACAAGCAGGCAACCATTATGCCGTAGGCGATATCTACCTCGGAAGAGTCAAGAAAATCATGCCCGGGCTGAATGCCGCTTTCGTGGATGTAGGCTATGAAAAAGATGCCTTCCTCCATTACCTCGATCTCGGACCACAAGTGCAATCCTTGAGCAAATTAACAAGGGTAGTAAAGAATGGCAGTTATCAAGAAAAACTGCTCAATAGTTTGAAACTTGAAAAGGACATTGACAAGGCTGGAAAAATATCCGATGTTTTAAGCCGAAACATGCTACTACCCGTGCAGATAGCCAAAGAGCCTATCTCCACAAAAGGCCCGCGCCTAAGTTCTGACTTATCCATTGCGGGCAGGTTTGTAGTATTGGTACCATTTTCAAGTTCGGTATCTATTTCCAAGAAAATTAAAGGCAGCGCTGAACGGAACAGACTCAAGAAAATTGTGGAAAGTATTAAACCCGCAAATTTCGGCGTTATCATCCGTACAGTATCCGAAGGAAAGGGAGTCGATGAACTCCAAAAAGACCTGCTGGACCTTATTTCAAAATGGGAATTGTTTACCAAACGCCTTAAAACAGCTGAACCTCCCCAAAAAGTGCTCGGAGAAATGGATAGAGCTTCTACCATTCTGCGGGACATCCTCACCGATGAATTTACACATATCTACGTAAATGATAATGAGATTTTTGAGGAAGTAAAATCGTACATCCAAGAGATATCTCCGGATCTGGAGAAGATCGTGAAGTTCTACAAAGGAAAAGAACCCATATTCGATCATTTTGGAGTCGAAAAGCAAATTAAGGCATCCTTTGGCAAGACTGTGAACCTGCAGGGGGGAGCATACCTGGTCATCGAACATACTGAAGCACTTCACGTAATCGATGTCAACAGCGGGAACAGGATCGCCAACAAAGAAAATCAAGAGGATAACGCACTCCTTGTCAACAAGGAAGCTGCAAAAGAAATTGCCCGACAGCTTCGGCTGCGGGATATGGGCGGAATCGTCGTGATCGATTTTATCGATATGCATAAAGCCCCTAATCGGAAGGAATTATACGGATTCTTAAAGGAATGTATGGCCAGCGACAGAGCCAGACATACCATATTGCCCCCTAGTAAATTTGGATTAGTACAGATCACTAGACAACGGGTACGACCAGAAATGAGCATCGTGACGAATGAAAAATGTCCCGCATGCGACGGAACTGGCGAAATAAGATCCAGCATCGTATTATTGGATGATATTGAGAATAATTTGAGTTTTATTCTACAGGAACAAAATGAAGTCGGTGTAACCCTATGTGTGCACCCGTACATCGCTGCTTATATCAAAGCAGGATTTATTTCCAGAAGAATGAAATGGTTCTTTAAATATGGCAAATGGATTAAAGTCAAGGAAATGAGCTCCTACTACCTGACCGAATTCCATTTCTTTAACGCCAAGGAAGAAGAAATCAAATTGTAA
- a CDS encoding aminotransferase class I/II-fold pyridoxal phosphate-dependent enzyme, whose translation MTSFRNLNQTTGRLIHQHGQYYLFFGGTAYLGLLNNPAYISLYKEGMDALGLNNGTSRTNNVQLGIYEQAEQQLAKRFGFDESILVSSGYLAAQLAVRQLAKGRQVLYAPDTHPSLWLDDNPMVGGTFAEWLERAVAEINGGAAEEYLVIGNAIDNLTPQLYDYTALLQVSAKKKITLVLDDSHGLGVMKLNSATVDVSALRDGHIDVVVVASLAKGLGTDAGIILSDSTAADSMRQHPIFTGASPSSPGGVYALLHGQDIYEQAFYRMQANADLLRPYLKELPIHSLPHFPVFSSSAPHLYRHLIQKNILVSSFPYPLPESPLLNRIIVSASHTDDDIRHLGEILLSEKY comes from the coding sequence ATGACCTCTTTTCGTAACCTTAACCAAACCACAGGAAGACTCATTCATCAGCACGGACAATATTATTTGTTTTTTGGCGGCACAGCTTACTTGGGCTTGCTGAACAACCCGGCCTACATTTCCTTATACAAAGAAGGAATGGATGCATTGGGTTTGAACAACGGGACGTCCCGCACCAATAATGTGCAATTGGGCATCTATGAACAGGCAGAACAACAGCTGGCCAAACGCTTCGGATTTGATGAATCCATTTTGGTTTCCAGTGGTTACCTGGCGGCCCAGTTGGCGGTCCGGCAATTGGCCAAGGGTAGGCAGGTGCTGTATGCCCCCGATACCCATCCCTCGCTATGGTTGGACGACAACCCGATGGTCGGTGGCACATTTGCCGAATGGCTTGAACGGGCCGTAGCGGAAATCAACGGGGGAGCAGCCGAAGAATATCTGGTCATCGGAAACGCAATCGATAACCTGACGCCGCAACTGTATGATTATACGGCGCTGTTGCAGGTGTCGGCCAAGAAGAAAATCACCCTTGTTCTGGATGATTCGCACGGATTGGGTGTTATGAAGTTGAACAGTGCGACAGTGGATGTCTCTGCGCTTCGTGATGGACATATAGATGTTGTTGTGGTTGCTTCCTTAGCGAAAGGCTTGGGTACGGACGCAGGCATCATTCTTTCTGACTCCACGGCGGCCGATTCCATGAGGCAGCACCCTATCTTTACAGGCGCATCACCATCCTCACCGGGAGGGGTCTATGCCCTATTGCATGGACAGGATATCTACGAACAGGCGTTTTATCGGATGCAGGCCAATGCAGATCTGTTACGTCCGTATCTGAAGGAGTTACCAATCCATAGCCTGCCGCATTTCCCGGTTTTCAGTTCCAGTGCGCCACATCTCTATAGGCACCTGATCCAGAAGAACATCTTGGTGTCAAGTTTTCCATACCCCCTGCCGGAAAGTCCATTGTTAAATCGTATTATTGTGTCCGCAAGTCATACGGACGATGATATTCGTCACCTAGGAGAAATTTTGTTGTCGGAAAAGTATTAA
- a CDS encoding tetratricopeptide repeat protein translates to MKNTKQIQIIVIVAVVLVMGFLFLRPVKGLVTKVDETAEASGTEASAPQFTLATVSEAGKRGLNPAIAQEITDLEKKVEEAEGEEKLNLYQQLADKWNDVEKNVPQAYVYEEMSKLAPKNLTYFLKAGDHFRKGYTNLQDSTLAVALNKKAIDVFQKAVDLDGANLAAKTGLGAAMVTGTNNPMAGIAILREVVQADPKNLEANKTLGLFSLQSRQFDRAIDRFKTVIEQKPDAESYFYLATGYENIGMKNEAIAAFQKAKELAADPSLSQFIDRKVEELSK, encoded by the coding sequence ATGAAAAACACCAAGCAAATTCAGATCATCGTTATTGTAGCCGTAGTCCTGGTAATGGGCTTCCTATTCTTACGACCTGTAAAAGGCTTGGTAACCAAAGTGGATGAAACTGCAGAAGCCTCTGGCACAGAAGCTTCTGCACCACAATTCACTTTAGCCACCGTATCCGAGGCGGGCAAACGCGGATTGAACCCAGCGATTGCACAAGAGATTACCGATTTAGAGAAAAAAGTAGAAGAAGCAGAGGGCGAAGAGAAGCTCAACCTGTATCAGCAACTGGCTGATAAGTGGAATGATGTGGAAAAAAACGTTCCTCAGGCTTATGTTTACGAAGAAATGTCTAAATTGGCACCCAAGAATCTGACGTATTTCCTGAAAGCTGGAGATCACTTCCGTAAAGGATACACCAATCTACAGGACAGTACGTTGGCTGTTGCCCTCAATAAAAAAGCGATTGACGTTTTCCAGAAGGCCGTAGACCTTGATGGCGCTAACTTAGCGGCCAAGACAGGTTTAGGTGCTGCAATGGTGACGGGTACCAACAATCCAATGGCCGGTATTGCGATCCTCCGTGAGGTGGTGCAAGCCGATCCAAAGAACTTGGAAGCCAACAAGACATTGGGTTTATTCTCCTTGCAGTCCAGGCAGTTTGATCGCGCAATCGATCGTTTCAAGACTGTCATTGAGCAGAAACCGGATGCTGAGTCGTATTTCTACTTAGCAACGGGCTATGAAAATATAGGGATGAAGAACGAAGCTATCGCTGCTTTCCAGAAAGCAAAGGAATTGGCTGCCGATCCGAGTCTCTCCCAGTTCATCGATCGTAAGGTTGAAGAACTAAGTAAGTAA
- the miaA gene encoding tRNA (adenosine(37)-N6)-dimethylallyltransferase MiaA, whose amino-acid sequence MDEIRHLKRFKDLLNSIDQAKEHLSPDFLLVILGPTASGKTKLAVRLAKALDGEIISVDSRQVYRGLDIGTGKDLHEYDDIPYHLIDIRNPEETYTVKDFKADFAQAYTTIHTRGKQAILCGGTGSYIQSILQEQPYSHIPKDGAFHQAHEAWTREELLEAIGQHSVPPDFHIDTNSHKRLIRALEIVEYLQHNPMPEVPAPLVKDYLIVGLDPDLETRRKRIDTRLSERLQAGFIEEVKDLLEMGISHEQLQWFGLEYKYASYFLLGKLSEAEFLAKLTTEIHRFAKRQMTYFRKMEKDGITIHWLAKGFTED is encoded by the coding sequence ATGGACGAAATTCGTCATCTAAAGCGATTTAAAGATCTGCTGAATAGTATTGATCAGGCGAAAGAACATCTTTCGCCTGATTTTCTTTTGGTCATCCTGGGCCCTACGGCATCCGGAAAGACCAAGCTTGCCGTACGCCTCGCCAAAGCCCTGGACGGGGAGATTATATCGGTTGATTCCCGGCAGGTCTATCGCGGGCTTGATATCGGCACGGGTAAGGACCTCCACGAATATGATGATATTCCCTACCACCTGATCGATATCCGGAATCCAGAAGAAACCTATACCGTAAAAGATTTCAAGGCAGATTTTGCTCAGGCCTATACAACGATCCATACACGCGGGAAGCAAGCCATCCTCTGCGGAGGAACCGGTTCCTATATCCAATCGATTCTTCAGGAACAACCCTATAGCCACATCCCCAAAGATGGCGCATTCCATCAGGCACATGAAGCCTGGACGCGAGAGGAATTGCTGGAAGCAATTGGACAACATTCCGTTCCCCCAGATTTCCACATCGATACCAACAGCCATAAACGGTTGATCCGGGCGTTGGAGATCGTGGAATACCTGCAACACAATCCCATGCCGGAAGTACCAGCGCCCCTGGTGAAGGACTACCTCATCGTAGGCTTGGACCCCGATCTGGAAACGAGACGAAAACGAATAGATACCCGATTGAGCGAAAGGCTCCAAGCGGGTTTTATTGAGGAAGTGAAGGATTTACTGGAAATGGGGATATCCCATGAACAATTGCAATGGTTCGGGCTGGAGTATAAATATGCCTCCTATTTTCTTTTGGGTAAACTATCGGAAGCGGAATTCCTGGCCAAACTGACCACCGAGATCCATCGGTTTGCCAAGCGGCAGATGACCTATTTCCGGAAGATGGAAAAGGATGGCATCACCATCCATTGGTTAGCCAAGGGGTTTACGGAAGATTGA
- the def gene encoding peptide deformylase, whose amino-acid sequence MKLPIVAYGDPVLRQKTEEIDEDYAGLKELIDNMFETMYAANGVGLAAPQIGLPIRLFVIDASPFGEDDEDGPGDPSAKDFKRVFINPILVEESGDKWAFSEGCLSIPHINEEVMRQENVIINYLDENFEEQEEELTGLAARVVQHEYDHIEGKLFIDKLGPLKKAMLKGKLDNISKGQVRVAYKMSFPQLKKKR is encoded by the coding sequence ATGAAATTACCTATAGTAGCATATGGCGACCCGGTTTTGCGCCAAAAGACCGAGGAGATCGATGAGGATTACGCTGGATTGAAAGAGTTGATCGACAATATGTTCGAGACCATGTACGCCGCAAACGGCGTAGGTCTGGCGGCACCACAGATCGGATTGCCGATACGCCTGTTCGTCATTGACGCAAGTCCTTTTGGGGAGGACGATGAGGACGGACCGGGCGATCCAAGCGCAAAAGATTTTAAACGGGTATTCATCAACCCGATCCTTGTTGAGGAAAGTGGTGATAAATGGGCGTTTTCCGAAGGATGCCTGAGCATTCCGCACATCAATGAAGAAGTGATGCGCCAAGAGAATGTAATCATCAATTATTTGGATGAGAACTTTGAGGAGCAGGAAGAGGAGTTGACAGGATTGGCCGCACGTGTGGTGCAGCATGAATACGACCATATTGAAGGCAAGCTCTTTATCGACAAATTGGGGCCCTTGAAAAAGGCCATGCTAAAGGGGAAACTGGATAATATTTCCAAAGGGCAGGTTCGGGTGGCTTACAAGATGAGTTTCCCACAGCTCAAGAAGAAAAGATAA
- a CDS encoding sensor histidine kinase, with product MRTFLTTIIYAILFSVVIYSCIAAVYLFQHGRLEMSFIQAPQSVAGFAYGIFLYLLGVAIGKSLGYFYPQLSPLKRILIYSAAVVVLVPVTIFLIHLSIHVLWFREPFSEFLRTESWMSYVPLTILSLSIGLVFHAFYYYKAYKNEQIAKQQQIAGKAIAQLESLKNQIDAHFLFNSLNVLIGLIEEDQKKAISYTRSLSTIYRYILEHKDQDTVLIQDEISFTKNYVGLLKLRFEEAIQLDIANNPELEQGYTVPLALQLLLENCIQHNKASEEEPLQISIYFEDGHLVVQNNLQEKQHNHRSTKLGLANIRDRYRLVSKKEIEVSKTNTHFTVKLPILSEWKR from the coding sequence ATGCGGACATTTCTAACGACCATTATTTACGCCATACTATTCAGTGTAGTCATCTACTCCTGCATTGCGGCCGTTTATCTGTTTCAACATGGCCGTTTGGAAATGTCCTTTATTCAAGCACCACAGTCAGTCGCTGGTTTTGCCTATGGCATATTCCTGTACCTGTTGGGTGTGGCGATTGGCAAATCCCTGGGTTACTTCTATCCACAATTGTCCCCACTGAAACGAATCCTGATCTATTCTGCAGCAGTGGTGGTATTGGTTCCAGTGACCATCTTTCTTATTCATCTATCCATACATGTGCTGTGGTTCCGCGAACCCTTTTCCGAATTCCTAAGGACTGAATCATGGATGAGCTATGTTCCATTAACGATTCTTTCGCTTTCCATAGGATTGGTCTTCCATGCGTTCTATTACTATAAAGCCTATAAAAACGAGCAGATTGCCAAGCAACAACAGATTGCGGGTAAAGCCATTGCGCAACTGGAATCTCTTAAGAATCAAATTGACGCCCATTTCCTGTTCAACAGCTTGAACGTGCTGATTGGACTCATCGAAGAAGATCAAAAGAAAGCAATTTCTTACACCCGGTCCCTTTCCACGATCTACCGGTATATCCTAGAACACAAGGACCAAGATACCGTGCTGATCCAAGATGAGATTTCCTTTACGAAAAATTACGTTGGCCTGCTCAAGTTACGCTTTGAGGAGGCGATTCAACTGGATATTGCCAACAACCCCGAATTGGAACAGGGCTACACCGTGCCGCTGGCGCTCCAACTCCTGTTGGAAAATTGCATTCAGCACAACAAGGCTTCGGAAGAAGAACCCTTACAGATTTCAATTTATTTTGAGGATGGACACCTCGTCGTACAGAACAACCTGCAGGAAAAGCAACATAATCACCGATCCACGAAGCTTGGATTGGCGAATATCCGGGATCGGTATAGGCTGGTGAGCAAAAAAGAAATCGAAGTTTCGAAAACCAACACCCATTTTACCGTAAAATTACCCATATTAAGCGAATGGAAGAGATAA
- a CDS encoding S41 family peptidase, which translates to MRKFVASLWCCLFFLSSMAQQKAVEEIVDRFVDTLAAHSYMQQNMDFEQLRKETKLKVQDMTATDSLLPVLRQVVKGLKDHHSNVFQTDEKEDELALLKLIATTTYEQAGMPPRNFQHRMIEGKYAYINVPGVALEHKRTIDTLQKQIAHLDSQNPKAWIIDLTENDGGSYHPMIYPFHYLIDTVQTFSFANGKKDVHGNDVLENPFKVPSNGLYIDNSLEARTIGIDSVQAKPIQHHDIPIIVLISNITGSSGEITAVHFKGQKNVTLVGNKTSGLTSSNSVFAIGGGYYLNLMTELLHDRTGKTYAIGEGVDPDIPVDIKMPADLKNFQQRLAYVKANKDVFLQKAIMVLESLE; encoded by the coding sequence ATGCGTAAATTCGTTGCCTCCCTATGGTGCTGTCTATTCTTCCTGTCTTCCATGGCGCAGCAAAAAGCCGTTGAAGAAATTGTTGACCGTTTTGTGGATACCCTGGCAGCTCATTCCTATATGCAGCAGAACATGGATTTTGAACAATTGCGCAAGGAAACAAAATTGAAAGTTCAAGATATGACGGCGACGGATTCGCTGCTTCCGGTGCTTCGTCAGGTTGTCAAAGGTCTAAAGGACCATCATTCGAATGTGTTCCAGACGGATGAAAAGGAGGATGAGCTTGCCTTGTTGAAATTGATTGCGACCACGACCTACGAACAGGCCGGAATGCCACCGCGAAACTTTCAGCACCGCATGATTGAAGGGAAGTACGCCTATATCAATGTGCCGGGTGTTGCGTTAGAGCACAAGCGGACAATCGATACGCTGCAAAAACAGATTGCCCATCTCGATAGCCAAAACCCCAAAGCCTGGATCATTGACCTGACCGAAAACGATGGCGGTAGTTATCACCCCATGATTTATCCCTTCCATTATTTGATCGATACCGTGCAGACATTTTCATTTGCTAACGGCAAAAAGGATGTACATGGGAATGATGTCCTGGAGAATCCTTTTAAGGTACCATCGAATGGCTTGTATATCGATAATAGCTTAGAAGCCCGAACCATAGGAATTGATTCTGTACAGGCCAAGCCGATACAGCACCACGATATCCCGATCATCGTGCTGATCTCCAATATTACGGGAAGTTCAGGCGAAATTACTGCAGTTCATTTCAAAGGGCAGAAAAATGTGACATTGGTGGGGAACAAAACCTCTGGATTAACCTCTAGCAATTCCGTATTTGCCATAGGAGGAGGATACTACCTGAATCTAATGACCGAATTACTACATGACCGCACCGGAAAGACATACGCCATCGGTGAAGGTGTTGATCCCGATATTCCTGTGGACATCAAGATGCCGGCCGATCTGAAGAACTTTCAACAGCGCCTTGCCTATGTAAAAGCCAATAAGGACGTCTTTCTACAAAAAGCGATTATGGTTCTGGAAAGTTTAGAGTAA